Proteins from a genomic interval of Sparus aurata chromosome 21, fSpaAur1.1, whole genome shotgun sequence:
- the rb1cc1 gene encoding RB1-inducible coiled-coil protein 1 isoform X2, whose amino-acid sequence MKLYVFQVNNGSTLTFDTDLAVQTVLELKHAIQAKYKIATQHQVLVVNGGECMAAERRVCSYSAGTETNPIFLFNKEMILCDRDPTIPKTTFSIESEIQVKVEESLLMPAVFHTVASRTQLALEMFEVANKLSSFCERLVHDEHLQHQGWAAIMANLDDCTLSYQKLLMKFDTSYANYQNDLEEIKVKLTKLGTAVSVMARIPLLECLTRHSYRESMEKSSSTPGKDSDETEEEKSTDSVLCGGGAKRPSKLSASFSASGTATRGPAGDKETNEMTDSGGLRSALLDDDDDDDDDDDDDDDDDTPEFANPSSFNVTLLDWINVQDRPNDVESVVRKCFDSINRLDPRIIQPFLTDCRDTIAKLDNQNMKAIKGLEDRLYALDQMIASCKKLVNEQKELAQGFLANQKRAENLKDTSVLPDLCLSHTNQLMIMLNNHRKLLDIKKKCTTAKQELANNLQVRLKWCCYVMLHADQDGEKLQALLRLLTELIERVRVVDALSTVPQMYCLAVVEVVRRKMFMRHYREWAYALVKDGKLLYEAEKFKRESFGKLFRKSFLRNRLFRGLDSWPPTSFCTRKPRRFDDELPDISVEDLQYLKSCCPLEVQPFLMVPTMCDFEPLNRHVETLHQLVQAAQSVDEMSQTITDLLSEQRESYCRSAHRSTVLTPQTESVPGTTTPMSSKTPPSLSLHGPSCQPLHVPVPAPLEDLSPDSIDAQTFDFETIGHPNMDPVLQQGSLDLDSLAESPESDFMSAVNEFVIEENLTSPNPISDPTSPEMMVESLYSSVINAIDNKRMQDTTILERENSRITVLKQAIDKYRSAAEESHSNLRSVKDDLCHLRGMVLKEQHDFGFILRSMTTEVRNIVDNICQTHEQELKEQHQSELLSVRQELEKHVKTLTEENQVNQNIVRDVQRAMLELEGLMERKEKELTQLENEKERWVETESNQKDRIKNLEQTVNDQAEEIKTLSASRDSLTSQLENLHFEIERSQQKIRQELEVVEQSHLKELEERMKEEHKAELETLTKDNQEALERLVAENSAKLSEAGDRHDSVLREKDKQIKDLEARSTELAELRCKVEVELALKESETEEMRRLFDEFKMQQAETVKSQVEAETKVLSEEMAGIKKQLQVKNEEYEVDLAELRTLMRIEKDHCISELVDRHDEETILLRNELSSLQQQAQDAERNHAEQQQKLKQEVDQQMAALSEEKEKQLRSFKELEQELRTVISNLQAENDLLSKKVEQDRQAAEKDLEVVSPDALKELEQQKEEMEKRLSDKIRQLENELQERRSSKSEEGLSLHAEGCADAGAPLSLDSALQERLQQERASLQFQMELLEKKKNEEIQNLKTSLIAEQQTNFNTVLTREKLKKEQIINDLTEKLQIVTQQQEKDKALIETLSEDRASVMQEKKHLEEELNRLRSTALVSSAFFTTNPSAQELPEARAAASRPLPVAGACSSESMAETDRLASVAAIREDEQVDSAVEASMVTVHDNILMSEEKQRILLLERMSQSMSSVSSRHSDKIAIRDFQVGDLVLIILDERHDNYVLFTVGPTLYFLHSESLTALDLKPASGTSRRPWVLGKVMEKEYCQAKKAQNRFKVPLGTKFYRVKAVPWNRKV is encoded by the exons atgaagttgtatgtgtTCCAGGTCAACAATGGCAGCACATTGACATTTGACACTGATCTTGCTGTCCAAAC TGTACTGGAGCTTAAACATGCCATCCAAGCCAAATACAAGATTGCAACTCAACATCAAGTCCTTGTTGTCAATGGAGGGGAATGTATGGCCGCAGAGAGGCGTGTCTGCAGCTACAGTGCTGGCACT GAAACCAACCCCATATTCCTGTTCAACAAAGAGATGATCTTGTGTGACCGGGATCCAACGATCCCCAAAACCACCTTCTCGATTGAGAGTGAGATTCAGGTTAAGGTGGAGGAGTCTCTACTGATGCCAGCTGTCTTTCACACTGTTGCCTCACGAACACAACTTGCTCTG GAAATGTTTGAAGTTGCCAACAAACTTAGCTCTTTCTGTGAACGTTTGGTTCATGATGAACACCTTCAACACCAAGGCTGGGCTGCAATTATGGCTAATCTGGATGACTGCACTCTGTCTTATCAGAAGTTACTCATGAAATTTGACACGTCTTATGCAAATTATCAAAATGACCTGGAGGAAATTAAGGTCAAACTTACAAA GTTAGGGACAGCAGTTTCAGTAATGGCCAGGATACCTCTGCTGGAATGTTTAACAAGACACAGCTACAGAGAGAGCATGGAGAAGTCCAGCTCAACCCCAGGAAAGGATTCagatgagacagaagaagaaaaatccaCAGACTCTGTGCTCTGCGGTGGTGGTGCAAAGAGGCCCTCCAAGTTATCAGCCTCCTTCTCAGCCTCGGGGACGGCCACACGTGGACCAGCTGGAGACaaggaaacaaatgaaatgactGATAGTGGTGGGCTGAGATCTGCACTtctggatgatgatgatgatgatgacgatgatgacgatgacgatgacgacGATGACACTCCAGAGTTTGCCAACCCGTCCAGCTTCAATGTCACACTATTAGACTGGATCAATGTGCAAGACAGACCCAATGATGTGGAATCTGTTGTGAGGAAATGCTTTGACTCCATCAATAGG CTCGACCCACGGATCATTCAGCCCTTCCTGACAGATTGTCGTGACACTATTGCCAAGCTAGATAATCAAAACATGAAAGCCATCAAGGGGCTCGAGGACCGGCTGTATGCTCTAGACCAAATGATTGCAAGCTGTAAGAAGTTGGTGAATGAACAGAAAGAACTTGCTCAG GGATTTTTGGCCAATCAGAAGCGGGCTGAAAACCTGAAGGATACATCTGTTCTGCCGGACTTGTGTCTGAGTCACACTAACCAGCTGATGATCATGCTGAACAAccacaggaagctgctggaCATCAAAAAGAAGTGCACCACTGCCAAACAAGAGCTTGCAAACAACCTTCAAGTCCGACTCAA ATGGTGCTGCTACGTGATGCTTCATGCAGACCAGGATGGCGAGAAGCTTCAGGCTCTTCTCAGACTTCTGACAGAGCTGATAGAGAGAGTGAGGGTGGTGGATGCCCTCAGCACAGTGCCCCAGATGTACTGCTTGGCAGTGGTGGAAGTCGTCAGGAGAAAAATGTTTATGCGCCACTACAGAGAG TGGGCGTATGCACTTGTGAAGGATGGAAAACTACTGTACGAGGCAGAGAAGTTCAAAAGGGAATCCTTTGGGAAACTCTTTA GGAAGTCTTTTCTCAGAAATCGTTTGTTTAGAGGACTCGATTCATGGCCTCCAACATCCTTTTGT ACACGAAAGCCCAGAAGATTTGATGACGAACTTCCAGACATCTCTGTTGAGGACCTGCAGTACTTGAAATCTTGTTGTCCTTTAGAGGTGCAGCCTTTCCTAAT GGTCCCCACCATGTGTGACTTTGAGCCCTTAAATCGACATGTAGAGACGCTTCACCAGCTGGTCCAAGCTGCACAGAGTGTGGATGAGATGTCTCAAACTATTACTGACCTGCTAAGTGAACAAAGG GAATCCTATTGTCGGAGCGCTCACAGATCAACTGTGCTGACCCCGCAGACTGAGAGCGTACCTGGGACCACAACACCGATGTCCTCCAAAACCCCTCCATCACTTAGCCTTCATGGACCCAGCTGCCAGCCCCTACATGTTCCCGTCCCAGCTCCTCTGGAGGACTTATCCCCAGACAGCATAGATGCACAAACATTTGACTTTGAAACCATTGGCCATCCAAACATGGATCCAGTCCTGCAGCAGGGCTCCCTTGACTTGGATTCTCTAGCAGAGAGCCCTGAATCTGACTTTATGTCTGCTGTTAATGAATTTGTGATTGAGGAGAACTTGACCTCACCAAATCCCATCAGTGATCCAACTAGCCCTGAAATGATGGTGGAGTCGCTGTACTCTTCAGTCATCAATGCTATTGACAACAAGCGTATGCAGGACACCACTATACTAGAGAGGGAAAACTCAAGGATAACTGTCCTGAAACAAGCTATTGACAAGTACCGATCAGCTGCTGAGGAGTCCCATTCCAACTTGAGAAGTGTTAAGGATGACCTCTGTCACTTAAGAGGCATGGTattaaaagaacaacatgacttTGGCTTTATCTTGAGGAGTATGACCACGGAGGTGCGCAACATTGTGGATAACATCTGCCAGACCCATGAACAGGAACTGAAGGAGCAGCATCAAAGTGAGCTTCTCTCTGTTCGCCAAGAGCTTGAGAAGCATGTTAAAACACTAACGGAGGAAAACCAAGTAAACCAGAATATTGTCAGAGATGTCCAACGTGCAATGCTAGAGCTGGAGGGGCTTATGGAGCGCAAAGAGAAAGAACTCACTCAGCTTGAGAATGAGAAGGAGCGATGGGTTGAAACGGAGAGTAACCAGAAGGATAGGATCAAGAACCTGGAGCAGACGGTGAATGATCAAGCTGAGGAGATCAAGACGCTGTCAGCTTCAAGAGATTCTCTGACCAGCCAGCTTGAGAATCTGCACTTTGAGATCGAACGTAGCCAGCAGAAGATTCGGCAGGAGTTGGAAGTTGTTGAGCAGTCCCACTTAAAGGAGCTGGAGGAACGAATGAAGGAGGAACACAAGGCAGAACTGGAGACCCTAACAAAGGACAACCAGGAGGCTCTGGAACGTCTGGTTGCTGAAAATAGTGCAAAGTTAAGCGAGGCAGGTGATCGCCATGACAGTGTACTTAGAGAGAaggacaaacaaataaaagacttgGAGGCTCGTAGTACTGAGCTTGCAGAACTCCGCTGCAAGGTAGAGGTTGAGCTCGCCCTCaaagagtcagagacagaagagaTGAGGCGCTTATTTGATGAGTTCAAGATGCAGCAGGCTGAGACTGTGAAGTCCCAGGTCGAGGCTGAGACCAAAGTCCTTAGTGAAGAAATGGCGGGTATCAAAAAACAGCTTCAGGTAAAAAATGAGGAGTATGAAGTGGACCTTGCAGAGCTGAGGACTCTCATGAGGATTGAGAAGGACCACTGCATCTCAGAGTTGGTGGACAGACACGATGAAGAGACCATTTTGTTGCGCAACGAGCTCTCCTCCCTGCAGCAGCAAGCCCAGGACGCTGAGAGGAACCATgcagagcagcaacagaaacTTAAGCAGGAAGTTGACCAGCAAATGGCTGCTCTGagtgaagaaaaggaaaagcagtTGAGGAGTTTCAAAGAACTGGAGCAAGAGTTGAGGACTGTTATCAGCAATTTGCAGGCAGAAAATGACCTGCTGTCCAAAAAAGTAGAGCAGGATAGACAAGCAGCCGAGAAAGACTTAGAGGTTGTATCTCCAGATGCCTTGAAAGAGTTAGagcagcagaaggaggagatggagaagagaCTGTCTGACAAAATTAGACAACTTGAAAATGAGCTTCAGGAGAGACGATCCTCAAAAAg TGAAGAGGGGTTGTCGCTGCATGCTGAGGGGTGTGCAGATGCTGGAGCACCTCTGTCTCTAGACTCGGCACTACAAgagcggctgcagcaggagaggGCCTCCCTGCAGTTCCAGATGGAGCtcctggagaagaagaagaatgaggaGATACAGAACCTTAAGACATCATTAATTGCAGAgcagcag ACTAATTTCAACACTGTTCTAACACGCGAGAAGCTGAAGAAAGAGCAGATCATCAATGATCTCACAGAGAAGTTGCAGATAGTTacccagcagcaggagaaggaCAAAG CTCTGATAGAAACTCTCTCTGAGGACCGAGCTAGTGTCATGCAGGAGAAGAAACACTTGGAAGAGGAGCTGAACCGCCTGCGCAGCACTGCACTGGTCTCCTCTGCCTTCTTCACTACTAACCCTTCAGCTCAGGAGCTCCCAGAAGCCAGAGCAGCAGCTAGTAGACCTCTGCCTGTTGCGGGGGCTTGTTCCTCTGAGTCCATGGCTGAAACTGACAGACTGGCCTCTGTGGCGGCCATTCGAGAAGACGAGCAAGTAGATTCAGCCGTGGAGGCCAGCATGGTGACAGTCCA tgATAACATCCTGATGTCAGAGGAGAAACAGCGGATACTCTTACTTGAGCGG ATGTCTCAAAGCATGTCGTCTGTGTCGTCACGGCATTCAGACAAAATCGCCATCAGAGA TTTCCAGGTTGGCGATTTGGTTCTAATCATCCTGGATGAAAGGCATGACAACTACGTGCTGTTCACAGTGGGTCCCACCCTCTACTTCCTCCACTCAGAGTCTCTCACTGCACTGGACCTCAAACCAG CATCAGGGACATCAAGACGGCCGTGGGTACTTGGAAAGGTGATGGAGAAAGAATATTGCCAGGCAAAAAAG GCCCAGAACAGGTTCAAGGTTCCTTTAGGAACCAAGTTCTACAGAGTGAAAGCTGTTCCATGGAACAGAAAAGTATAA
- the rb1cc1 gene encoding RB1-inducible coiled-coil protein 1 isoform X1: protein MKLYVFQVNNGSTLTFDTDLAVQTVLELKHAIQAKYKIATQHQVLVVNGGECMAAERRVCSYSAGTETNPIFLFNKEMILCDRDPTIPKTTFSIESEIQVKVEESLLMPAVFHTVASRTQLALEMFEVANKLSSFCERLVHDEHLQHQGWAAIMANLDDCTLSYQKLLMKFDTSYANYQNDLEEIKVKLTKLGTAVSVMARIPLLECLTRHSYRESMEKSSSTPGKDSDETEEEKSTDSVLCGGGAKRPSKLSASFSASGTATRGPAGDKETNEMTDSGGLRSALLDDDDDDDDDDDDDDDDDTPEFANPSSFNVTLLDWINVQDRPNDVESVVRKCFDSINRLDPRIIQPFLTDCRDTIAKLDNQNMKAIKGLEDRLYALDQMIASCKKLVNEQKELAQGFLANQKRAENLKDTSVLPDLCLSHTNQLMIMLNNHRKLLDIKKKCTTAKQELANNLQVRLKWCCYVMLHADQDGEKLQALLRLLTELIERVRVVDALSTVPQMYCLAVVEVVRRKMFMRHYREWAYALVKDGKLLYEAEKFKRESFGKLFRKSFLRNRLFRGLDSWPPTSFCTRKPRRFDDELPDISVEDLQYLKSCCPLEVQPFLMVPTMCDFEPLNRHVETLHQLVQAAQSVDEMSQTITDLLSEQRESYCRSAHRSTVLTPQTESVPGTTTPMSSKTPPSLSLHGPSCQPLHVPVPAPLEDLSPDSIDAQTFDFETIGHPNMDPVLQQGSLDLDSLAESPESDFMSAVNEFVIEENLTSPNPISDPTSPEMMVESLYSSVINAIDNKRMQDTTILERENSRITVLKQAIDKYRSAAEESHSNLRSVKDDLCHLRGMVLKEQHDFGFILRSMTTEVRNIVDNICQTHEQELKEQHQSELLSVRQELEKHVKTLTEENQVNQNIVRDVQRAMLELEGLMERKEKELTQLENEKERWVETESNQKDRIKNLEQTVNDQAEEIKTLSASRDSLTSQLENLHFEIERSQQKIRQELEVVEQSHLKELEERMKEEHKAELETLTKDNQEALERLVAENSAKLSEAGDRHDSVLREKDKQIKDLEARSTELAELRCKVEVELALKESETEEMRRLFDEFKMQQAETVKSQVEAETKVLSEEMAGIKKQLQVKNEEYEVDLAELRTLMRIEKDHCISELVDRHDEETILLRNELSSLQQQAQDAERNHAEQQQKLKQEVDQQMAALSEEKEKQLRSFKELEQELRTVISNLQAENDLLSKKVEQDRQAAEKDLEVVSPDALKELEQQKEEMEKRLSDKIRQLENELQERRSSKSEEGLSLHAEGCADAGAPLSLDSALQERLQQERASLQFQMELLEKKKNEEIQNLKTSLIAEQQTNFNTVLTREKLKKEQIINDLTEKLQIVTQQQEKDKALIETLSEDRASVMQEKKHLEEELNRLRSTALVSSAFFTTNPSAQELPEARAAASRPLPVAGACSSESMAETDRLASVAAIREDEQVDSAVEASMVTVHDNILMSEEKQRILLLERTLHMKEEENKRLSQRLMSQSMSSVSSRHSDKIAIRDFQVGDLVLIILDERHDNYVLFTVGPTLYFLHSESLTALDLKPASGTSRRPWVLGKVMEKEYCQAKKAQNRFKVPLGTKFYRVKAVPWNRKV, encoded by the exons atgaagttgtatgtgtTCCAGGTCAACAATGGCAGCACATTGACATTTGACACTGATCTTGCTGTCCAAAC TGTACTGGAGCTTAAACATGCCATCCAAGCCAAATACAAGATTGCAACTCAACATCAAGTCCTTGTTGTCAATGGAGGGGAATGTATGGCCGCAGAGAGGCGTGTCTGCAGCTACAGTGCTGGCACT GAAACCAACCCCATATTCCTGTTCAACAAAGAGATGATCTTGTGTGACCGGGATCCAACGATCCCCAAAACCACCTTCTCGATTGAGAGTGAGATTCAGGTTAAGGTGGAGGAGTCTCTACTGATGCCAGCTGTCTTTCACACTGTTGCCTCACGAACACAACTTGCTCTG GAAATGTTTGAAGTTGCCAACAAACTTAGCTCTTTCTGTGAACGTTTGGTTCATGATGAACACCTTCAACACCAAGGCTGGGCTGCAATTATGGCTAATCTGGATGACTGCACTCTGTCTTATCAGAAGTTACTCATGAAATTTGACACGTCTTATGCAAATTATCAAAATGACCTGGAGGAAATTAAGGTCAAACTTACAAA GTTAGGGACAGCAGTTTCAGTAATGGCCAGGATACCTCTGCTGGAATGTTTAACAAGACACAGCTACAGAGAGAGCATGGAGAAGTCCAGCTCAACCCCAGGAAAGGATTCagatgagacagaagaagaaaaatccaCAGACTCTGTGCTCTGCGGTGGTGGTGCAAAGAGGCCCTCCAAGTTATCAGCCTCCTTCTCAGCCTCGGGGACGGCCACACGTGGACCAGCTGGAGACaaggaaacaaatgaaatgactGATAGTGGTGGGCTGAGATCTGCACTtctggatgatgatgatgatgatgacgatgatgacgatgacgatgacgacGATGACACTCCAGAGTTTGCCAACCCGTCCAGCTTCAATGTCACACTATTAGACTGGATCAATGTGCAAGACAGACCCAATGATGTGGAATCTGTTGTGAGGAAATGCTTTGACTCCATCAATAGG CTCGACCCACGGATCATTCAGCCCTTCCTGACAGATTGTCGTGACACTATTGCCAAGCTAGATAATCAAAACATGAAAGCCATCAAGGGGCTCGAGGACCGGCTGTATGCTCTAGACCAAATGATTGCAAGCTGTAAGAAGTTGGTGAATGAACAGAAAGAACTTGCTCAG GGATTTTTGGCCAATCAGAAGCGGGCTGAAAACCTGAAGGATACATCTGTTCTGCCGGACTTGTGTCTGAGTCACACTAACCAGCTGATGATCATGCTGAACAAccacaggaagctgctggaCATCAAAAAGAAGTGCACCACTGCCAAACAAGAGCTTGCAAACAACCTTCAAGTCCGACTCAA ATGGTGCTGCTACGTGATGCTTCATGCAGACCAGGATGGCGAGAAGCTTCAGGCTCTTCTCAGACTTCTGACAGAGCTGATAGAGAGAGTGAGGGTGGTGGATGCCCTCAGCACAGTGCCCCAGATGTACTGCTTGGCAGTGGTGGAAGTCGTCAGGAGAAAAATGTTTATGCGCCACTACAGAGAG TGGGCGTATGCACTTGTGAAGGATGGAAAACTACTGTACGAGGCAGAGAAGTTCAAAAGGGAATCCTTTGGGAAACTCTTTA GGAAGTCTTTTCTCAGAAATCGTTTGTTTAGAGGACTCGATTCATGGCCTCCAACATCCTTTTGT ACACGAAAGCCCAGAAGATTTGATGACGAACTTCCAGACATCTCTGTTGAGGACCTGCAGTACTTGAAATCTTGTTGTCCTTTAGAGGTGCAGCCTTTCCTAAT GGTCCCCACCATGTGTGACTTTGAGCCCTTAAATCGACATGTAGAGACGCTTCACCAGCTGGTCCAAGCTGCACAGAGTGTGGATGAGATGTCTCAAACTATTACTGACCTGCTAAGTGAACAAAGG GAATCCTATTGTCGGAGCGCTCACAGATCAACTGTGCTGACCCCGCAGACTGAGAGCGTACCTGGGACCACAACACCGATGTCCTCCAAAACCCCTCCATCACTTAGCCTTCATGGACCCAGCTGCCAGCCCCTACATGTTCCCGTCCCAGCTCCTCTGGAGGACTTATCCCCAGACAGCATAGATGCACAAACATTTGACTTTGAAACCATTGGCCATCCAAACATGGATCCAGTCCTGCAGCAGGGCTCCCTTGACTTGGATTCTCTAGCAGAGAGCCCTGAATCTGACTTTATGTCTGCTGTTAATGAATTTGTGATTGAGGAGAACTTGACCTCACCAAATCCCATCAGTGATCCAACTAGCCCTGAAATGATGGTGGAGTCGCTGTACTCTTCAGTCATCAATGCTATTGACAACAAGCGTATGCAGGACACCACTATACTAGAGAGGGAAAACTCAAGGATAACTGTCCTGAAACAAGCTATTGACAAGTACCGATCAGCTGCTGAGGAGTCCCATTCCAACTTGAGAAGTGTTAAGGATGACCTCTGTCACTTAAGAGGCATGGTattaaaagaacaacatgacttTGGCTTTATCTTGAGGAGTATGACCACGGAGGTGCGCAACATTGTGGATAACATCTGCCAGACCCATGAACAGGAACTGAAGGAGCAGCATCAAAGTGAGCTTCTCTCTGTTCGCCAAGAGCTTGAGAAGCATGTTAAAACACTAACGGAGGAAAACCAAGTAAACCAGAATATTGTCAGAGATGTCCAACGTGCAATGCTAGAGCTGGAGGGGCTTATGGAGCGCAAAGAGAAAGAACTCACTCAGCTTGAGAATGAGAAGGAGCGATGGGTTGAAACGGAGAGTAACCAGAAGGATAGGATCAAGAACCTGGAGCAGACGGTGAATGATCAAGCTGAGGAGATCAAGACGCTGTCAGCTTCAAGAGATTCTCTGACCAGCCAGCTTGAGAATCTGCACTTTGAGATCGAACGTAGCCAGCAGAAGATTCGGCAGGAGTTGGAAGTTGTTGAGCAGTCCCACTTAAAGGAGCTGGAGGAACGAATGAAGGAGGAACACAAGGCAGAACTGGAGACCCTAACAAAGGACAACCAGGAGGCTCTGGAACGTCTGGTTGCTGAAAATAGTGCAAAGTTAAGCGAGGCAGGTGATCGCCATGACAGTGTACTTAGAGAGAaggacaaacaaataaaagacttgGAGGCTCGTAGTACTGAGCTTGCAGAACTCCGCTGCAAGGTAGAGGTTGAGCTCGCCCTCaaagagtcagagacagaagagaTGAGGCGCTTATTTGATGAGTTCAAGATGCAGCAGGCTGAGACTGTGAAGTCCCAGGTCGAGGCTGAGACCAAAGTCCTTAGTGAAGAAATGGCGGGTATCAAAAAACAGCTTCAGGTAAAAAATGAGGAGTATGAAGTGGACCTTGCAGAGCTGAGGACTCTCATGAGGATTGAGAAGGACCACTGCATCTCAGAGTTGGTGGACAGACACGATGAAGAGACCATTTTGTTGCGCAACGAGCTCTCCTCCCTGCAGCAGCAAGCCCAGGACGCTGAGAGGAACCATgcagagcagcaacagaaacTTAAGCAGGAAGTTGACCAGCAAATGGCTGCTCTGagtgaagaaaaggaaaagcagtTGAGGAGTTTCAAAGAACTGGAGCAAGAGTTGAGGACTGTTATCAGCAATTTGCAGGCAGAAAATGACCTGCTGTCCAAAAAAGTAGAGCAGGATAGACAAGCAGCCGAGAAAGACTTAGAGGTTGTATCTCCAGATGCCTTGAAAGAGTTAGagcagcagaaggaggagatggagaagagaCTGTCTGACAAAATTAGACAACTTGAAAATGAGCTTCAGGAGAGACGATCCTCAAAAAg TGAAGAGGGGTTGTCGCTGCATGCTGAGGGGTGTGCAGATGCTGGAGCACCTCTGTCTCTAGACTCGGCACTACAAgagcggctgcagcaggagaggGCCTCCCTGCAGTTCCAGATGGAGCtcctggagaagaagaagaatgaggaGATACAGAACCTTAAGACATCATTAATTGCAGAgcagcag ACTAATTTCAACACTGTTCTAACACGCGAGAAGCTGAAGAAAGAGCAGATCATCAATGATCTCACAGAGAAGTTGCAGATAGTTacccagcagcaggagaaggaCAAAG CTCTGATAGAAACTCTCTCTGAGGACCGAGCTAGTGTCATGCAGGAGAAGAAACACTTGGAAGAGGAGCTGAACCGCCTGCGCAGCACTGCACTGGTCTCCTCTGCCTTCTTCACTACTAACCCTTCAGCTCAGGAGCTCCCAGAAGCCAGAGCAGCAGCTAGTAGACCTCTGCCTGTTGCGGGGGCTTGTTCCTCTGAGTCCATGGCTGAAACTGACAGACTGGCCTCTGTGGCGGCCATTCGAGAAGACGAGCAAGTAGATTCAGCCGTGGAGGCCAGCATGGTGACAGTCCA tgATAACATCCTGATGTCAGAGGAGAAACAGCGGATACTCTTACTTGAGCGG ACTTTAcacatgaaggaagaagaaaacaagcGCCTCAGTCAAAGACTG ATGTCTCAAAGCATGTCGTCTGTGTCGTCACGGCATTCAGACAAAATCGCCATCAGAGA TTTCCAGGTTGGCGATTTGGTTCTAATCATCCTGGATGAAAGGCATGACAACTACGTGCTGTTCACAGTGGGTCCCACCCTCTACTTCCTCCACTCAGAGTCTCTCACTGCACTGGACCTCAAACCAG CATCAGGGACATCAAGACGGCCGTGGGTACTTGGAAAGGTGATGGAGAAAGAATATTGCCAGGCAAAAAAG GCCCAGAACAGGTTCAAGGTTCCTTTAGGAACCAAGTTCTACAGAGTGAAAGCTGTTCCATGGAACAGAAAAGTATAA